From Actinopolymorpha cephalotaxi, one genomic window encodes:
- the pdhA gene encoding pyruvate dehydrogenase (acetyl-transferring) E1 component subunit alpha produces the protein MIEAKSGLNSEERRVLLRDMVRVRRFEDRCFELYTTGDIRGFLHLYVGEEAVAAGVIPMLRPEDAVVSTYREHGHALVRGVPMDAVMAEMFGRRTGCSGGRGGSMHLFDGERRFYGGNAIVGGGLPVAVGLALADAMRGRRQVTACFFGDGAFAEGVFHECANLATLWRLPVLFACENNLYAMGTALARSHSNTDLALRASSYGMPAWPVDGMDVFAVRDAAARAVEVVRAGGGPCFLELRTYRYRAHSMYDPDLYRDKGEIKRWKERDPIEALADRMRATGDLAAGDLEALEREVDQEVDRAVAVAGSAPLEPVENLTRFVHSERRSTPDPEQRPVPESVRPSESGQPSESGQRRAPESEPAQS, from the coding sequence GTGATCGAAGCGAAGAGCGGGTTGAACAGCGAGGAGCGCCGGGTGCTACTGCGCGACATGGTGCGGGTCCGGCGGTTCGAGGACCGCTGTTTCGAGTTGTACACCACCGGCGACATCCGTGGCTTCCTCCACCTGTACGTCGGCGAGGAGGCGGTCGCGGCCGGCGTGATCCCGATGCTGCGCCCGGAGGACGCCGTGGTGTCGACATACCGCGAGCACGGCCACGCTCTGGTGCGCGGTGTTCCGATGGACGCGGTGATGGCCGAGATGTTCGGCCGGCGGACCGGCTGCAGCGGCGGCCGGGGCGGCTCGATGCACCTGTTCGACGGCGAACGCAGGTTCTACGGCGGCAACGCCATCGTGGGTGGCGGCCTGCCCGTCGCGGTCGGTCTCGCGCTCGCGGACGCGATGCGGGGCCGCCGGCAGGTGACGGCGTGCTTCTTCGGCGACGGCGCGTTCGCGGAGGGAGTGTTCCACGAGTGCGCAAACCTCGCGACGCTGTGGCGGCTGCCTGTGCTGTTCGCCTGCGAGAACAACCTGTACGCCATGGGAACCGCACTCGCGCGTTCGCACTCCAACACCGACCTGGCCCTGCGTGCCAGTTCGTACGGCATGCCGGCGTGGCCGGTGGACGGCATGGACGTGTTCGCCGTACGCGACGCCGCCGCGCGCGCCGTCGAGGTGGTCCGAGCCGGCGGCGGGCCCTGCTTCCTGGAGCTGCGTACCTACAGGTACCGCGCGCACTCGATGTACGACCCGGACCTGTACCGCGACAAGGGTGAGATCAAGCGGTGGAAGGAACGTGACCCGATCGAGGCGCTCGCCGACCGGATGCGGGCGACCGGCGACCTCGCCGCGGGTGATCTCGAGGCGCTCGAACGCGAGGTCGACCAGGAGGTCGACCGGGCGGTGGCGGTGGCAGGGTCGGCACCGCTGGAACCGGTCGAGAACCTGACCAGGTTCGTCCACTCCGAGCGGCGGTCCACTCCGGACCCGGAGCAGCGGCCCGTACCGGAATCCGTACGGCCGTCGGAATCGGGACAGCCGTCGGAATCGGGACAGCGGCGGGCCCCGGAATCCGAACCGGCGCAGAGCTGA
- a CDS encoding alpha-ketoacid dehydrogenase subunit beta encodes MGLVKLTYREAMRAAIRDALRRDDRVFLMGEDVGRYGGCFAVSLGLLEEFGPERIRDAPLSEGAFVGAGIGAAMNGMRPIVEIMTVNFSLLALDQIVNNAATLLHMSGGQFNVPVVIRMTTGAGRQLAAQHSHSLEGWYAHIPGLRILTPATVEDARGMLWTALCDPDPVLVFEHGSLYNAAAQIDENAGPVDIDRALVRRPGRDVTVATYGGMLPRCLEAAEDLARDGVDAEVIDLRTLRPLDDAMILDSVRHTHRLVVVDEGWRSGSVSAEISTRVVEQAFYDLDAPIERVCTAEVPLPYARHLEEAALPGPVAIAAAARRTVGDGR; translated from the coding sequence ATGGGACTGGTGAAACTCACCTACCGCGAGGCGATGCGGGCCGCGATCCGCGACGCGCTGCGGCGTGACGACCGGGTGTTCCTGATGGGCGAGGACGTCGGCCGGTACGGCGGCTGTTTCGCGGTCAGCCTGGGGTTGCTGGAGGAGTTCGGACCCGAACGGATCCGGGACGCGCCGCTGTCGGAGGGTGCGTTCGTCGGAGCGGGCATCGGCGCTGCGATGAATGGCATGCGACCGATCGTGGAGATCATGACCGTCAACTTCAGCTTGCTCGCGCTCGACCAGATCGTGAACAACGCGGCGACGCTGCTGCACATGTCGGGTGGACAGTTCAACGTCCCGGTGGTGATCCGGATGACCACCGGGGCGGGACGTCAGCTCGCGGCGCAGCATTCGCACAGCCTGGAAGGCTGGTACGCGCACATTCCGGGGTTGCGGATCCTCACTCCCGCGACCGTGGAGGACGCGCGCGGCATGCTGTGGACCGCGCTGTGCGATCCGGATCCGGTGCTGGTGTTCGAGCACGGCTCGCTCTACAACGCCGCGGCACAGATCGACGAGAACGCCGGCCCGGTCGACATCGACCGAGCGCTGGTCCGCCGGCCCGGCCGGGACGTGACCGTGGCGACGTACGGCGGAATGCTGCCGCGTTGCCTGGAGGCGGCGGAGGACCTGGCCCGCGACGGTGTGGACGCCGAGGTGATCGACCTGCGTACTCTCCGCCCACTCGACGACGCCATGATCCTGGACTCCGTCCGGCATACGCACCGCCTGGTCGTCGTCGACGAGGGGTGGCGCTCAGGCAGCGTGTCGGCGGAGATCAGCACCCGGGTCGTCGAGCAGGCCTTCTACGACCTCGACGCCCCGATCGAACGGGTGTGCACGGCGGAGGTTCCGCTGCCGTACGCCCGGCACCTCGAGGAGGCAGCCCTGCCGGGGCCGGTGGCGATCGCGGCGGCGGCGCGGAGGACGGTCGGCGATGGCCGGTAG
- a CDS encoding 2-oxo acid dehydrogenase subunit E2, with the protein MGTGAGSGVGTTSFTMPVLGADMESGTVTEWLVGPGDTVHKGDVVAVIDTAKADIDAECLHSGVVEEILVPTGRSVPVGTPLATLRPLPAELRERAGEGGGRPARRERGRTGKAPRGAPTGPLVRRLAQELGVDLAQVTGTGRGGAITRADVQRAAGAEVSRRREPAPPEPVQQERVPQVPVPQVPVPLEPVPLEPVPLEPVSPRPEPVPRPGERARGIRISPYAARLAAELGVAPATIHGTGPGGAIRAVDVRTAHAREVEAPPSEAIREAVLEPMRERPVEAPALPAPRRPAGARDLQAGARDRIAAMRATTARLMARSKREIPHYYLSTTIDLAEALGWLRGRNLELPVEERIVPAAVLLKATALAADRVPEMNGFWRNDRFEPAPEVNLGVAVSVRGGGLITPALLDVAGVPLETLMARLRDLVGRARSGRLRGAELAAGTLTVTNLGDLGVDSVYGVIYPPQVALVGFGRVVERPWAEGGMLGVRPTVTATLSADHRASDGSIGGRFLAEIARLVARPEVPGERGVVG; encoded by the coding sequence GTGGGCACCGGCGCCGGTAGTGGAGTCGGCACGACGTCGTTCACGATGCCGGTGCTCGGGGCGGACATGGAAAGCGGCACGGTGACGGAGTGGCTCGTCGGCCCCGGCGACACGGTGCACAAGGGGGACGTCGTCGCGGTCATCGACACCGCGAAGGCCGACATCGACGCGGAGTGTCTGCACTCGGGCGTGGTCGAGGAGATCCTGGTTCCAACGGGCCGGTCTGTCCCGGTGGGTACGCCGTTGGCGACGCTGCGACCGCTGCCGGCGGAGCTCCGCGAGCGGGCCGGCGAAGGAGGTGGCAGACCTGCTCGGCGGGAGCGGGGCCGTACCGGTAAGGCGCCCCGCGGAGCGCCTACCGGTCCGTTGGTGCGTCGGCTCGCCCAGGAGCTGGGTGTCGACCTCGCGCAGGTGACCGGTACGGGCAGGGGCGGCGCCATCACTCGGGCGGATGTACAGCGGGCCGCCGGCGCCGAGGTGTCGCGACGCCGCGAGCCGGCGCCACCGGAGCCGGTGCAACAGGAGCGGGTGCCACAGGTGCCGGTGCCACAGGTGCCGGTGCCACTGGAGCCGGTGCCACTGGAGCCGGTGCCACTGGAGCCGGTATCGCCGCGCCCCGAACCCGTACCGCGACCTGGTGAGCGGGCGCGCGGGATCCGGATATCCCCGTACGCGGCCCGGCTGGCCGCCGAACTAGGCGTCGCCCCAGCCACGATCCATGGAACGGGGCCGGGCGGGGCGATCCGGGCGGTGGACGTGCGGACCGCACACGCGCGCGAAGTGGAAGCGCCGCCCAGCGAGGCAATCCGCGAGGCGGTCCTCGAGCCGATGCGTGAGCGCCCCGTCGAGGCGCCCGCCCTCCCCGCACCGCGGCGGCCTGCCGGCGCCCGAGACCTGCAGGCCGGGGCCCGCGACCGGATCGCCGCGATGCGGGCGACGACCGCCAGGTTGATGGCGCGTTCGAAGCGGGAGATCCCGCACTACTACCTCAGTACGACCATCGACCTGGCCGAGGCGCTCGGCTGGCTTCGCGGCCGCAACCTGGAGTTGCCGGTCGAGGAGCGGATCGTTCCCGCGGCCGTGCTGTTGAAGGCGACGGCGCTGGCCGCCGATCGCGTACCCGAGATGAACGGCTTCTGGCGGAACGACCGGTTCGAGCCCGCGCCGGAGGTGAACCTCGGTGTCGCTGTCTCGGTCCGCGGCGGTGGGCTCATAACCCCCGCTCTGCTCGACGTGGCCGGAGTACCGCTCGAAACGCTGATGGCCCGCCTGCGCGACCTCGTGGGCAGGGCACGCTCGGGCCGTCTGCGCGGCGCGGAACTCGCCGCCGGCACGCTCACGGTCACCAACCTTGGGGACCTCGGTGTGGACAGCGTGTACGGCGTCATCTACCCGCCCCAGGTGGCACTGGTCGGGTTCGGGCGGGTCGTCGAACGTCCCTGGGCGGAAGGGGGAATGCTCGGGGTCCGGCCCACGGTGACCGCCACGCTTTCGGCGGACCACCGGGCCAGCGACGGGAGCATCGGTGGGCGGTTCCTGGCCGAGATCGCCCGCCTGGTCGCACGCCCCGAAGTGCCGGGGGAACGGGGGGTCGTGGGATGA
- a CDS encoding acyl carrier protein — protein sequence MTPEEARGVVLAALRQTAPEVDVGKLDPDAPLRETVELDSLDFENFVVQLSEGAGRRIEEDDYPRLATMTECVRFLADGGDR from the coding sequence ATGACGCCGGAGGAAGCGCGGGGTGTGGTGCTGGCGGCGCTGCGGCAGACGGCGCCGGAGGTGGATGTGGGCAAACTCGACCCGGACGCGCCCCTACGGGAGACGGTGGAACTCGACTCGCTGGACTTCGAGAACTTCGTGGTTCAGCTCAGCGAAGGCGCCGGCCGCCGGATCGAGGAGGACGACTATCCGCGTCTCGCCACCATGACCGAGTGTGTGCGGTTTCTCGCGGACGGCGGCGACCGGTGA
- a CDS encoding sigma-70 family RNA polymerase sigma factor, which translates to MTSSVATGDQRVARDQQGELGGVLDRHRVELTGYCYRMLGSAFEAEDAVQDTMLRAWRYHDRYDGRASLRSWLYRIATNVCLDALEGRKRRARPMDLGPAQTADNFALGEPLPDAVWVQPVVDGQVVPASGDPAEVALARESIRLAFVAALQHLPPRQRAVLILREVLRWRAAEVAELLDTTVASVNSALQRARATLEAIDVTSAEPVRMDDEGQKKLLARYVDAFERYDMDALVALLHEDATLSMPPYALWVHGPAEITTWMSGPGIGCAGSLLVPVAVNGSPAFGQYRRDPAGGYVAFALQVIEVADGAVTAINAFLDTEKMFPFAGLPLRRD; encoded by the coding sequence ATGACCAGTTCCGTGGCTACAGGTGATCAGCGGGTGGCGCGCGACCAGCAGGGGGAGCTGGGCGGTGTGCTCGACCGGCACCGGGTCGAGCTGACCGGCTACTGCTACCGCATGCTCGGCTCGGCGTTCGAGGCCGAGGACGCCGTGCAGGACACCATGCTGCGGGCCTGGCGTTACCACGACCGGTACGACGGGCGGGCCTCGCTGCGCTCGTGGCTCTACCGCATCGCCACCAACGTGTGCCTCGACGCGCTCGAGGGGCGAAAGCGCCGAGCCCGGCCGATGGATCTCGGGCCGGCGCAGACGGCGGACAACTTCGCTCTCGGTGAGCCGCTCCCGGACGCCGTGTGGGTGCAACCCGTGGTTGACGGGCAGGTGGTGCCGGCGTCGGGCGACCCGGCCGAGGTGGCCCTGGCGCGCGAGTCGATCCGGCTGGCGTTCGTGGCCGCGCTGCAGCATCTGCCGCCTCGCCAGCGCGCCGTGCTGATCCTGCGGGAGGTGCTGCGCTGGCGGGCCGCCGAGGTCGCCGAACTCCTCGACACCACCGTGGCGTCGGTCAACAGCGCCCTGCAGCGTGCTCGGGCGACGCTGGAGGCGATCGACGTGACCTCCGCCGAGCCGGTACGCATGGACGACGAGGGCCAGAAGAAGCTGCTGGCGCGTTACGTCGACGCGTTCGAACGCTACGACATGGACGCTCTGGTGGCCCTGCTGCACGAGGACGCCACCCTGTCCATGCCGCCGTACGCCCTGTGGGTGCACGGTCCGGCGGAGATCACCACCTGGATGAGCGGTCCCGGGATCGGGTGCGCGGGTTCCCTGCTGGTCCCGGTCGCGGTGAACGGCTCACCGGCGTTCGGTCAGTACCGACGGGACCCGGCCGGTGGTTACGTCGCGTTCGCTCTGCAGGTGATCGAGGTCGCCGACGGTGCGGTGACGGCGATCAACGCGTTCCTGGATACGGAGAAGATGTTCCCGTTCGCCGGCCTCCCGCTGCGCCGGGACTGA
- a CDS encoding DoxX family protein — protein sequence MSTTANAPTPSAERAGHRPGRRMNVTLWVVQALTAAFFLASGVPKLIAHPSATVIFDKIGFGDWFIYLTGSLELAGAIALLVPLLAGLAALAYIGLMVGAFITQVTVMDGKNAATPVIVAVVVGFIAWGRRGSTGELFRRVSPGAAGGRRTGTSSPYPGTR from the coding sequence ATGAGCACGACAGCGAACGCCCCCACCCCCTCGGCGGAGCGAGCCGGTCACCGACCGGGCCGCCGGATGAACGTCACGCTGTGGGTGGTGCAGGCGCTCACCGCCGCCTTCTTCCTGGCGAGTGGGGTACCGAAGCTCATCGCCCACCCCTCCGCGACGGTCATCTTCGACAAGATCGGCTTCGGCGACTGGTTCATATACCTCACCGGCAGCCTCGAGCTCGCCGGTGCGATCGCGCTCCTCGTCCCGTTACTTGCCGGCCTGGCCGCCCTCGCGTACATCGGCCTGATGGTGGGCGCGTTCATCACCCAGGTCACCGTCATGGACGGCAAGAACGCCGCCACCCCGGTGATCGTCGCGGTGGTCGTCGGCTTCATCGCCTGGGGGCGCCGCGGCAGCACCGGGGAACTCTTCCGCCGTGTCAGTCCCGGCGCAGCGGGAGGCCGGCGAACGGGAACATCTTCTCCGTATCCAGGAACGCGTTGA
- a CDS encoding STAS domain-containing protein has product MVFLEGPIERSEIPDLCARFAALLGERPGRSVICDVAGLTESDAVAVEALARLQLTAGRLGRRLWLRHAPCGLRRLIALVGLADVVPSLPAGMRMEPADGGSGIEGASGVESRRQPEQREPPVGVEEVVQPDDPAP; this is encoded by the coding sequence GTGGTCTTCCTGGAGGGACCGATCGAGCGGTCGGAGATCCCGGATCTGTGCGCGCGGTTCGCGGCACTGCTGGGCGAACGACCCGGCCGGAGCGTCATCTGCGACGTGGCCGGGCTCACCGAGTCGGATGCGGTCGCGGTGGAGGCGTTGGCCCGGTTGCAGCTGACCGCGGGCCGGCTCGGCCGCCGCCTGTGGCTGCGGCATGCCCCGTGCGGATTACGCCGGCTGATCGCGCTGGTCGGACTGGCCGACGTGGTGCCGTCGTTGCCGGCAGGCATGCGGATGGAGCCAGCCGACGGTGGTTCAGGGATCGAAGGTGCTTCAGGGGTCGAGTCGCGGCGGCAGCCCGAACAACGGGAACCACCGGTCGGTGTCGAGGAAGTTGTTCAGCCCGACGATCCGGCCCCCTGA
- a CDS encoding sigma-70 family RNA polymerase sigma factor, giving the protein MTEAATGVTATGVTATAVREVPRNAAELEASLERHRTELTGYCYRMLGSGFEAEDAVQETLVRAWRAFDRFEGRAAFRSWLYRIATNVCLDLLNGRNRRARPMDLQAASTASAPLPGALPEVTWLEPIPDGRVVAEDADPAEVAARRETVRLAFVSALQHLPPRQRAVLILREVLEWHANEVAELLGTTVASVNSALQRARATLASANVTESDVYAPLNDEQRDLLKRYVDAFERYDLESLTSLLREDATLSMPPFDLWLRGHAEIQAWMVGTGSGCRGSRLLPTVANGSPAFGQYRPAADGGYEPWALQVIEISGGRIVGLNNFLDTDRWFPLFGLPPRLDP; this is encoded by the coding sequence ATGACCGAAGCCGCGACCGGCGTGACAGCGACTGGCGTGACAGCGACCGCCGTCCGCGAGGTGCCACGCAACGCCGCCGAACTCGAGGCGAGCCTCGAACGGCATCGGACCGAGCTGACCGGCTACTGCTACCGCATGCTCGGCTCGGGGTTCGAGGCCGAGGACGCCGTGCAGGAGACGCTGGTCCGGGCGTGGCGGGCCTTCGACCGCTTCGAGGGGCGGGCCGCGTTCCGCTCCTGGCTCTACCGCATCGCCACCAACGTCTGCCTCGACCTGCTGAACGGCCGCAACCGCCGGGCCCGGCCGATGGATCTCCAGGCCGCCTCCACCGCGTCCGCACCACTCCCGGGCGCGCTGCCGGAGGTGACCTGGCTGGAGCCGATCCCCGACGGCCGGGTGGTGGCCGAGGACGCCGACCCCGCCGAGGTGGCCGCCCGCCGGGAGACCGTACGCCTCGCGTTCGTGTCCGCGTTGCAGCACCTTCCTCCCCGCCAGCGGGCCGTGCTGATCCTGCGTGAGGTGCTGGAATGGCACGCCAACGAGGTCGCCGAACTCCTCGGCACCACGGTCGCGTCGGTCAACAGCGCCCTCCAGCGCGCCCGCGCCACACTGGCGTCCGCCAACGTCACCGAGTCCGACGTGTACGCGCCGCTGAACGACGAGCAGCGCGACCTGCTCAAGCGGTACGTCGACGCGTTCGAGCGCTACGACCTGGAGTCCCTCACCTCGTTGCTGCGCGAGGACGCCACGCTGTCGATGCCGCCGTTCGACCTGTGGCTGCGGGGACACGCGGAGATCCAGGCGTGGATGGTCGGCACCGGCAGCGGCTGCCGCGGGTCGCGGCTCCTGCCGACCGTCGCCAACGGCTCGCCCGCCTTCGGTCAGTACCGCCCGGCCGCCGACGGTGGCTACGAGCCGTGGGCCCTGCAGGTCATCGAGATCTCAGGGGGCCGGATCGTCGGGCTGAACAACTTCCTCGACACCGACCGGTGGTTCCCGTTGTTCGGGCTGCCGCCGCGACTCGACCCCTGA
- a CDS encoding N-acetylmannosamine-6-phosphate 2-epimerase produces the protein MATGPEVTPEISAAVSPAVRALEGGLVVSCQAGAGHPLADPDVIARLAACAEAGGAVGVRVESAADVRAVRARIKLPVIGIRKVDVGAHRPFITPALADCAALAEAGADIIALEAVPDNRASADEAAGLIRAVREQLGRPVMADVATLEEGLAAWAAGADLVGTTLSGYTRASASRVGPDLALVADLARHGVRAVLEGRVDRPEQVRAAFEAGAWTVVVGTAITDPISLTRRYAAGAPRGV, from the coding sequence ATGGCGACCGGCCCCGAGGTGACCCCCGAGATAAGTGCAGCGGTGAGCCCGGCGGTGCGGGCGCTCGAGGGCGGACTGGTGGTGTCCTGTCAGGCAGGTGCCGGCCATCCGCTGGCCGACCCGGATGTCATCGCACGGCTCGCGGCATGCGCGGAGGCAGGCGGCGCGGTCGGCGTACGCGTCGAGTCGGCTGCGGACGTGCGCGCGGTGCGGGCACGGATCAAGCTGCCCGTCATCGGCATCCGCAAGGTCGACGTGGGTGCGCACCGTCCGTTCATCACCCCGGCGCTGGCCGACTGCGCCGCGCTCGCCGAGGCGGGCGCCGACATCATCGCGCTGGAGGCGGTACCCGACAACCGCGCGAGCGCCGACGAGGCGGCCGGCCTGATCCGGGCCGTTCGCGAGCAACTCGGCCGCCCGGTGATGGCCGACGTCGCCACCCTGGAGGAGGGCCTGGCGGCGTGGGCGGCCGGAGCGGACCTGGTGGGTACCACCCTGTCCGGCTACACCCGTGCCTCGGCTTCCCGGGTCGGCCCCGACCTCGCCCTGGTGGCCGACCTCGCCCGGCACGGGGTGCGCGCTGTCCTGGAGGGGCGGGTGGACCGGCCCGAGCAGGTCCGGGCGGCCTTCGAGGCGGGCGCGTGGACGGTGGTGGTGGGTACGGCGATCACCGACCCGATCTCGCTGACCCGCCGGTACGCGGCCGGTGCGCCCCGCGGCGTGTGA
- a CDS encoding DUF4127 family protein encodes MRIALLPLDERPVNATLPAHIAAIAGAEVLTPPAELLPRMRTPGRADELAGWLAEVAGEVDALVVSLDTLGYGGLIGSRTTQDAASAVVERLAVLERIRPRHPRLPITAVTTVMRASRSYSPAEEPEYWSRHGVELHDLGGALHREFLGEPHERERLTAAVPADVQADFWLRRLRNHTVDLFTLGLAGRGTLDTLLVTADDTAPRAAGSLEQVWLRHWVSATGLGTRVLMYPGADEVGSVLVARALADGEQVEEEVRIAVEFREEGGADRIAPYENVPIAAGVARQIAAAGAEVVPFGGEHDDADAVIVVHAPDPRRGDQTRRGEATDQAVVDAVVDRVAELVEAGSSVGVADVRYVNGADPALVRALAERGVLDRITAYGGWNTAGNTVGSVVAALVAHVVGHRRGGVDEIAQSRLRWHRIVEDYAYQAVVRGELAQEQPYGDHMSVPFADQADVESYLERCAKRLPEVAEQLGGADARRWLVTSPRLPWGRTFEIDFDLVPRT; translated from the coding sequence ATGCGCATCGCGTTGTTGCCCCTGGACGAGCGACCCGTCAACGCGACCTTGCCCGCGCACATCGCGGCGATCGCGGGCGCGGAGGTGCTCACCCCGCCGGCGGAGCTGCTGCCGCGGATGCGGACGCCCGGACGCGCCGACGAGCTGGCCGGCTGGCTGGCGGAGGTGGCCGGTGAGGTCGACGCGCTCGTGGTGTCGCTGGACACGCTGGGGTACGGCGGGCTGATCGGTTCGCGGACGACCCAGGACGCGGCTTCGGCGGTGGTGGAGCGGCTGGCGGTGCTGGAGCGCATCCGGCCCCGTCATCCCCGGCTGCCGATCACCGCGGTGACGACGGTGATGCGCGCGTCGCGTTCGTACAGCCCGGCGGAGGAACCGGAGTACTGGTCCCGGCACGGTGTCGAACTGCACGACCTGGGTGGTGCGCTGCACCGGGAGTTCCTCGGCGAGCCGCACGAACGTGAGCGGCTGACCGCGGCGGTGCCGGCCGACGTACAGGCCGACTTCTGGTTGCGGCGGCTGCGCAACCACACCGTCGACCTGTTCACCCTCGGCCTGGCCGGGCGGGGAACGCTGGACACGCTGCTGGTGACCGCCGACGACACCGCGCCGCGGGCGGCGGGTTCGCTGGAGCAGGTCTGGCTGCGGCACTGGGTGTCGGCGACCGGGCTGGGCACCCGGGTGCTGATGTATCCGGGCGCGGACGAGGTGGGGTCGGTGCTCGTGGCCCGCGCCCTGGCCGACGGTGAGCAGGTAGAGGAGGAGGTGCGGATCGCGGTCGAGTTCCGCGAGGAGGGCGGTGCGGACCGGATCGCGCCGTACGAGAACGTCCCGATCGCCGCGGGGGTCGCCCGGCAGATCGCCGCCGCCGGTGCCGAGGTCGTGCCTTTCGGGGGAGAGCATGATGACGCGGACGCGGTGATCGTGGTGCACGCGCCGGATCCGCGTCGCGGCGATCAGACCCGCCGCGGCGAGGCCACCGACCAGGCGGTCGTGGACGCGGTCGTGGATCGGGTGGCCGAACTGGTCGAGGCGGGCAGCAGTGTCGGCGTGGCCGACGTGCGGTACGTCAACGGGGCCGATCCCGCCCTGGTCCGTGCGCTCGCCGAACGCGGCGTGCTGGACCGGATCACGGCGTACGGCGGCTGGAACACCGCGGGCAACACGGTCGGCTCGGTGGTGGCCGCGCTGGTCGCGCACGTCGTCGGGCACCGTCGTGGCGGCGTCGACGAGATCGCGCAGAGCCGGCTGCGGTGGCACCGGATCGTGGAGGACTACGCGTACCAGGCGGTTGTCCGCGGCGAGCTGGCGCAGGAACAGCCGTACGGTGACCACATGTCCGTGCCCTTCGCCGACCAGGCCGACGTCGAGAGCTACCTGGAGCGCTGCGCGAAGCGGCTGCCGGAGGTGGCCGAGCAGCTGGGCGGGGCCGACGCGCGCCGGTGGCTGGTCACGTCGCCGCGGCTGCCGTGGGGGCGGACGTTCGAGATCGACTTCGACCTGGTGCCGCGCACGTGA
- a CDS encoding N-acetylglucosamine kinase, with the protein MRIAAVDGGQTGLRLRVVGPDGSTATATAGGFDYDAGDPAATVLALVKQAWDRLPAAGREPVDRVGMGLTGDHRPEEVRRIEAGVADLLGAGQVEVRIAHDAVTAHLGALGGAPGVVVVAGTGVVALARTGDRDGSGAGAGAGAGAGVTARVDGWGHLLGDEGGGFAVGRHGLRAALAAYDGRGPRTALAAAAVDRFGPLDGLPRRLYGTGATVADVAGFSRQVAEAARAGDPVAVGIWRDGVAALVGTTRAAVSRYLELTADQQPAAEPGTVAVSWAGGLMGVADLVRDPWRRRVAAEIPQTRVVDPVGDGLDGAVLLATGNGHGRTHG; encoded by the coding sequence GTGAGGATCGCGGCGGTCGACGGCGGGCAGACCGGCCTGCGGCTGCGGGTGGTCGGGCCGGACGGGAGTACGGCGACGGCGACGGCCGGCGGGTTCGACTACGACGCGGGTGACCCGGCGGCGACCGTACTCGCGCTGGTGAAGCAGGCCTGGGACCGGCTGCCCGCGGCCGGGCGCGAGCCGGTCGACCGGGTCGGCATGGGCCTGACCGGTGACCACCGGCCCGAGGAGGTACGCCGGATCGAGGCCGGAGTGGCGGACCTGCTGGGAGCGGGGCAGGTGGAGGTACGCATTGCCCACGACGCGGTGACCGCGCACCTCGGCGCGCTGGGCGGGGCGCCCGGCGTGGTCGTGGTCGCGGGTACCGGCGTGGTGGCGCTGGCGAGGACCGGCGATCGTGACGGCTCGGGTGCGGGTGCGGGTGCGGGTGCGGGTGCGGGGGTGACCGCGCGGGTCGACGGCTGGGGTCATCTGCTCGGGGACGAGGGCGGCGGGTTCGCGGTCGGCCGGCATGGACTGCGGGCCGCACTCGCGGCGTACGACGGACGGGGGCCGCGGACCGCGCTCGCCGCCGCCGCGGTGGACCGGTTCGGGCCCCTGGACGGGCTGCCGCGCCGGCTCTACGGGACCGGCGCGACGGTGGCCGACGTGGCGGGGTTCAGCCGGCAGGTGGCCGAGGCGGCCCGGGCCGGTGACCCGGTGGCGGTGGGGATCTGGCGCGACGGTGTGGCCGCGTTGGTGGGTACGACCCGCGCCGCGGTGAGCCGCTACCTGGAGCTGACCGCTGACCAGCAGCCGGCGGCTGAGCCGGGCACGGTGGCGGTGTCGTGGGCGGGCGGGCTGATGGGGGTGGCCGACCTGGTGCGGGACCCGTGGCGCCGGCGGGTCGCGGCCGAGATCCCGCAGACTCGCGTGGTCGATCCCGTCGGAGACGGCCTGGACGGCGCCGTCCTGCTCGCCACCGGCAACGGCCACGGCCGCACCCACGGGTAG